From Solwaraspora sp. WMMD1047, the proteins below share one genomic window:
- a CDS encoding oligopeptide/dipeptide ABC transporter ATP-binding protein has translation MTDSAVVPAPRGPQAAEPLIAVRGLVKHFPVRGRGVVRRQVGEVHAVCGVSFELRANETLGLVGESGCGKTTTGRLLLNLVPATAGEVRYRGRDLVGLTRREMRPLRRHLQIVFQDPFASLDPRMTVHELIAEPLRIHGAYGVEGRAKVRELLKVVGLNPEHGNRYAHEFSGGQRQRIGVARALALRPKVLVLDEPVSALDVSIQAGVINLLEDLQGEFGLSYLFISHDLSVVRHVAHRVAVMYLGRIVETAPTTDLFASAAHPYTQALISAIPLPDPRKERGRQRIILAGDVPSPADPPSGCRFRTRCPKFAAELTPDQRTRCTDEVPALVDRAVGHPVACHYAQPLRLV, from the coding sequence ATGACCGACAGCGCCGTCGTGCCGGCACCGCGCGGTCCGCAGGCCGCCGAACCCCTGATCGCGGTCCGCGGCCTGGTCAAGCACTTCCCGGTCCGGGGCCGGGGGGTGGTCCGCCGCCAGGTCGGCGAGGTGCACGCGGTCTGCGGCGTCTCGTTCGAGCTGCGCGCGAACGAGACCCTCGGGCTGGTCGGCGAGTCCGGCTGCGGCAAGACCACCACCGGCCGCCTGCTGCTCAACCTGGTGCCGGCCACCGCCGGTGAGGTCCGCTACCGGGGCCGGGACCTGGTCGGACTGACCCGCCGCGAGATGCGGCCGCTCCGCCGCCACCTGCAGATCGTCTTCCAGGACCCGTTCGCCTCGCTCGATCCCCGGATGACCGTGCACGAGCTGATCGCCGAACCGCTGCGCATCCATGGCGCCTACGGCGTCGAGGGCCGGGCCAAGGTCCGCGAACTGCTGAAGGTGGTGGGCCTCAACCCCGAACACGGCAACCGGTACGCGCACGAGTTCTCCGGCGGGCAGCGGCAGCGCATCGGGGTGGCCCGCGCGTTGGCGCTGCGGCCGAAGGTGCTGGTGCTCGACGAGCCGGTTTCCGCGCTCGACGTCTCCATCCAGGCCGGCGTGATCAACCTGCTGGAGGATCTGCAGGGCGAGTTCGGCCTGTCGTACCTGTTCATCTCGCACGACCTGTCGGTGGTGCGGCACGTGGCGCACCGGGTGGCGGTGATGTACCTGGGCCGGATCGTGGAGACCGCGCCGACCACTGACCTGTTCGCGAGCGCCGCACACCCGTACACCCAGGCGTTGATCTCGGCGATTCCGCTGCCGGACCCGCGCAAGGAACGCGGCCGGCAGCGGATCATCCTGGCCGGCGACGTGCCGAGCCCGGCCGACCCGCCCAGCGGCTGCCGGTTCCGCACCCGCTGCCCGAAGTTCGCCGCCGAGCTGACGCCGGACCAGCGCACCCGCTGCACGGACGAGGTCCCGGCGCTTGTCGACCGCGCGGTGGGCCATCCGGTGGCCTGCCACTACGCACAACCCCTACGCCTGGTCTGA
- a CDS encoding ABC transporter ATP-binding protein, with amino-acid sequence MTERELLLSVDDLTVDFPTEDGLVHAVRGVSYQLRRGEALGIVGESGSGKSVTSLAVMGLLPRTARISGSARLGDQELLGRTDDEMSRIRGRRIAMIFQDPLTSLNPVYPVGKQIAEAVLAHHRVARAAALDRAVELLDAVGIPLPKQRVHSYPHELSGGMRQRVVIAIAMANDPDVIIADEPTTALDVTVQAQVLEALEAAREQTGAALILITHDLGVIAGHADRVAVMYAGKLVESGSVDDIFYQPRMPYTLGLLGSLPRLDDDGRTRLTPILGAPPSLLNLPPGCPFTPRCPLARDRCEHDEPVLTGTGSAGHLAACHFHAEVAGHAARDLFDPTAADADLVLADPEAPE; translated from the coding sequence ATGACAGAGCGTGAGTTGCTGTTGTCGGTCGACGACCTGACCGTCGACTTCCCCACCGAGGACGGCCTCGTCCACGCGGTACGGGGGGTCAGCTACCAGCTGCGACGGGGCGAGGCACTCGGCATCGTCGGCGAGTCCGGCTCCGGCAAGTCGGTCACCTCGCTGGCCGTGATGGGGCTGCTGCCCCGCACCGCCAGGATCAGCGGCTCGGCCCGGCTCGGCGACCAGGAGCTGCTCGGCCGCACCGACGACGAGATGTCGCGGATCCGGGGCCGGCGGATCGCGATGATCTTCCAGGACCCGCTGACCTCGCTCAACCCGGTCTACCCGGTCGGCAAACAAATCGCCGAAGCGGTGCTGGCCCACCACCGGGTCGCGCGCGCCGCCGCCCTGGACCGGGCGGTCGAACTGCTCGACGCGGTCGGCATTCCGCTGCCGAAACAACGGGTGCACAGCTACCCGCACGAGCTCTCCGGCGGGATGCGGCAGCGGGTCGTGATCGCGATCGCGATGGCCAACGACCCAGACGTGATCATCGCCGACGAGCCGACCACCGCGCTCGACGTCACCGTCCAGGCGCAGGTGCTGGAGGCGCTGGAGGCGGCCCGGGAGCAGACCGGCGCCGCGCTGATCCTGATCACCCACGACCTGGGCGTGATCGCCGGCCACGCCGACCGGGTCGCCGTCATGTACGCCGGCAAACTGGTCGAATCCGGCTCCGTCGATGACATCTTCTACCAGCCGCGGATGCCGTACACGCTCGGGCTGCTGGGCAGCCTGCCCCGGCTGGACGACGACGGCCGGACCCGGCTCACCCCCATCCTCGGCGCCCCGCCATCGCTGCTCAACCTGCCGCCGGGCTGCCCGTTCACCCCGCGCTGCCCACTGGCCCGGGACCGGTGCGAACACGACGAACCGGTGCTCACCGGCACCGGCAGCGCCGGGCACCTGGCGGCCTGCCACTTCCACGCGGAGGTCGCCGGGCACGCCGCGCGGGACCTGTTCGACCCGACGGCCGCCGACGCGGACCTCGTCCTGGCCGATCCGGAGGCCCCCGAATGA
- a CDS encoding ABC transporter permease: MSDISGAVTAGPPAAGPDREFTVRERSQTRLVLRRFFRHRLAVASLVTFLLIVAFAYLGPLFWTYDFTTITDDLSQPPSARHPFGTDSIGHDTMAQVMRGTQQSIKIALTVALIGGVVGSVWGAMAGYYRGWADALMMRFVDVLLTIPVIAIAAALGGMGFGGGAWWAIAVILGALSWPYVSRVVRGVVLSLREQDFVEAARALGASDARIILRHLLPNALGSIIVVSTVYVAAAILAETALSFIGFGVRSPDTSLGLLVTTSAQAITTRPWLFYLPGIFIILIALTINFVGDGLRDAFDPRQTRVRK; the protein is encoded by the coding sequence ATGAGTGACATCAGCGGCGCGGTCACGGCCGGCCCGCCGGCCGCCGGCCCGGACCGGGAGTTCACCGTCCGGGAACGCAGCCAGACCAGGCTGGTGCTGCGCCGGTTCTTCCGGCACCGGTTGGCCGTGGCCAGTCTGGTCACCTTCCTGCTCATCGTCGCCTTCGCGTACCTGGGCCCGCTGTTCTGGACGTACGACTTCACCACCATCACCGACGACCTGTCGCAGCCGCCGTCGGCGCGCCACCCGTTCGGCACCGACAGCATCGGCCACGACACGATGGCCCAGGTGATGCGGGGCACCCAGCAGTCCATCAAGATCGCGCTGACCGTCGCCCTGATCGGCGGCGTCGTCGGCTCGGTCTGGGGCGCGATGGCCGGCTACTACCGGGGCTGGGCGGACGCGCTGATGATGCGCTTCGTCGACGTGCTGCTCACCATCCCGGTGATCGCGATCGCCGCCGCGCTCGGCGGGATGGGCTTCGGCGGCGGCGCCTGGTGGGCGATCGCGGTCATCCTCGGCGCGCTGAGCTGGCCGTACGTGTCGCGGGTGGTCCGCGGCGTGGTGCTGTCCCTGCGCGAACAGGACTTCGTGGAGGCGGCCCGGGCACTCGGCGCCAGCGACGCCCGGATCATCCTGCGGCACCTGCTACCCAACGCGCTCGGCTCGATCATCGTGGTCTCGACCGTCTACGTCGCCGCCGCGATCCTGGCCGAGACGGCGCTGTCGTTCATCGGGTTCGGCGTCCGCTCCCCCGACACCTCGCTCGGCCTGCTGGTCACCACCTCGGCGCAGGCGATCACCACCCGGCCGTGGCTGTTCTACCTGCCCGGGATCTTCATCATCCTGATCGCGCTGACCATCAACTTCGTCGGCGACGGCCTGCGCGACGCGTTCGACCCACGGCAGACGAGGGTACGCAAATGA
- a CDS encoding ABC transporter permease: MLAYVVRRLLAAIPVLIAASALVYFLVAVSGNPLEPLLLRNPPPPQATIDLVTDRLDLDKPVWQRYLEWLWGLVTRGDFGESVQENYDIGSQLIDRSVVTLRLVFVAMLLALIFAVVNGVLSAVRQYSTFDYTVTFTGFIFLAMPSFWLALVLKHAAVAVNQASGSSTFYTIGEASPDTTGMTAWEKITDIAGHMVLPTIALALISYAAWSRYQRSAMLDVLNSDYLRLARAKGLRWRQVLVRHGLRTALIPLTTVTALDIAGLLGGAVITETVFNWNGLGRMLIRGIDLQDTNAVAAWLLLAGFVVVVFNIVADVLYAVLDPRIRYE; encoded by the coding sequence ATGCTCGCGTACGTCGTACGGCGGCTGCTCGCCGCCATTCCGGTGCTGATCGCCGCGTCCGCACTCGTCTACTTCCTGGTGGCGGTCTCCGGCAACCCGCTGGAGCCGCTGCTGCTGCGCAACCCGCCGCCGCCGCAGGCGACCATCGACCTGGTCACCGACCGGCTCGACCTCGACAAGCCGGTCTGGCAGCGCTACCTGGAATGGCTCTGGGGTCTGGTGACCCGGGGCGACTTCGGGGAGTCGGTGCAGGAGAACTACGACATCGGCAGCCAGCTCATCGACCGCAGCGTGGTTACCCTGCGGCTGGTCTTCGTGGCGATGCTGCTGGCGCTGATCTTCGCCGTGGTCAACGGCGTGCTCAGCGCGGTGCGGCAGTACTCCACCTTCGACTACACCGTCACCTTCACCGGCTTCATCTTCCTGGCCATGCCGTCGTTCTGGCTGGCCCTGGTGCTCAAGCACGCGGCGGTCGCGGTCAACCAGGCCAGCGGCAGCAGCACCTTCTACACCATCGGTGAGGCGTCACCGGACACCACCGGGATGACCGCCTGGGAGAAGATCACCGACATCGCCGGACACATGGTGCTGCCGACGATCGCGCTGGCGTTGATCTCCTACGCGGCGTGGAGCCGGTACCAGCGCTCCGCCATGCTCGACGTGCTCAACAGCGACTACCTGCGGCTGGCCCGGGCCAAGGGGCTGCGCTGGCGGCAGGTGCTGGTCCGGCACGGGCTGCGGACCGCGCTGATCCCGCTGACCACCGTCACCGCCCTCGACATCGCCGGTCTGCTGGGCGGAGCGGTGATCACCGAGACCGTTTTCAACTGGAACGGACTCGGCCGGATGCTGATCCGCGGCATCGACCTGCAGGACACCAACGCGGTCGCGGCCTGGCTGCTGCTGGCCGGGTTCGTGGTGGTGGTGTTCAACATCGTCGCCGACGTGCTCTACGCGGTGCTGGACCCGAGGATTCGCTATGAGTGA